In Haliotis asinina isolate JCU_RB_2024 chromosome 15, JCU_Hal_asi_v2, whole genome shotgun sequence, one DNA window encodes the following:
- the LOC137264852 gene encoding nuclear receptor-binding factor 2-like, with translation MDSPLNLAHQQGRRADTLVRSGKLDDAVDCHKRAAEYLLEAMQVTSSEHALESLRLQHKHHLHQQELILEKRLRIERAHNAQKSSENRTNQSCQTDDLDTIDGDLDPNHFSEASLYRTMTHTDTLLAFLNQRKDSQEPSSPKTSAPQVTFVKNPNDDSSVIRELKAHNEQLQKHVKILLRDLDAVRRENEQLHTQLREKETLKHVMSEPVFSPDHFTPFDLPPLEMPTLNLDMLQEGLQSDDTLTQK, from the exons ATGGACTCGCCACTAAATTTG GCTCACCAGCAGGGTCGGCGAGCAGATACCCTTGTGAGGAGTGGGAAGCTGGATGATGCAGTTGACTGCCACAAAAGGGCAGCGG AGTATCTTCTTGAAGCGATGCAGGTGACAAGCTCCGAGCATGCTCTAGAGTCACTTCGGCTGCAGCACAAacaccatctacatcaacaggAGCTCATTCTTGAAAAACGTTTAAGAATTGAACGTGCTCACAATGCTCAAAAAAGTTCAGAGAACAGGACCAATCAGAGCTGTCAAACAGACGACCTTGACACAATCGATGGCGACCTTGACCCAAATCATTTTAGCGAGGCAAGTTTGTACCGTACAATGACTCACACAGACACGCTATTAGCATTCCTAAATCAACGTAAAGACTCTCAAGAACCCAGCTCACCAAAGACATCAGCTCCACAAGTGACCTTCGTTAAAAACCCAAACGACGACAGTAGTGTCATACGGGAACTCAAAGCTCACAATGAACAGCTCCAGAAGCATGTGAAAATCCTGCTGAGAGACTTGGACGCTGTCAGGAGAGAAAATGAACAACTACACACACAACTCAGGGAGAAGGAAACATTGAAACATGTGATGTCAGAACCAGTGTTCAGCCCAGACCATTTCACTCCGTTTGACCTTCCCCCTCTTGAAATGCCGACCTTGAACTTGGATATGCTTCAAGAAGGGCTGCAATCAGATGATACACTTACTCAGAAATAG
- the LOC137266076 gene encoding uncharacterized protein, with translation MSRVPALLVLLLTTLSCVDAQNACSVRHDTSCVVAVRSFYASTSAFWFGTNFTTNCPPGTGGVLCTNPKPSGTSLLTRMLGNTTTDADGLSFVVNVTYTIAVPPDGSDRTYPGCGRIVDVPLTGPQTFSINTLDITAYTSFDLAQQPEVTWPAEANALYTVIWYDADPCFIHGLYVNVAGGRLDNGDTIVSYIEPGNPGHPIIPYVWIVFKQQRPLDAVSAKNIYDTLYSRGQWRVYVEDLVSQLELSTQTYGVSVAKVSLDEYTTVLFRDVKISNRCPGFYGHWLSNYIKQRGGLPSLPTPLNLSVSVDVSFTAPAITYTSCGIVLQESPVNITVDYRSRDLLRSVETRTSPRVSLVPVEIRDQPPSVTLRDKQYTLLMYDPTPELGQTDQSAYIHWMVVNIRGTDITSGDVVYNWLMPLSSRLNQLYLFALFEQRASISTTNAGSFGGTECHPFIDRRCKFRAGDFIRYNNLSLVGMRYLRVIPDTYRQYVAYAVAQFASMNQVCWGQETEHPPCLTSTGSSQAKPIGIIMTLLTVLASCLTSIN, from the exons ATGTCGCGGGTACCCGCCCTGCTGGTTCTGCTGTTGACGACCTTGTCAT GTGTTGACGCCCAGAATGCATGCAGCGTCCGTCATGACACATCATGTGTAGTGGCCGTGAGGTCCTTCTACGCCAGCACATCGGCCTTCTGGTTCGGGACGAACTTCACGACGAACTGCCCACCAGGCACAGGGGGCGTTTTGTGTACAAATCCTAAACCATCCGGAACCTCCCTTCTCACTCGAATGTTGGGAAACACAACAACAGACGCCGACGGTCTATCCTTCGTCGTCAACGTCACGTATACCATTGCTGTTCCAC CTGACGGATCTGATC GCACATATCCCGGTTGTGGGAGGATAGTAGACGTCCCTCTGACAGGACCACAGACTTTCTCCATCAACACCCTTGACATCACCGCCTATACCTCTTTCGATCTGGCCCAGCAGCCGGAAGTGACGTGGCCAGCGGAAGCGAACGCCCTTTACACTGTTATATGGTATGACGCAGACCCGTGCTTCATTCATGGGTTGTATGTCAACGTCGCCGGCGGCAGACTGGACAATGGAGAC ACAATAGTTTCTTACATCGAGCCGGGTAACCCCGGACACCCGATCATCCCTTACGTGTGGATTGTGTTCAAGCAACAACGACCACTGGACGCCGTCAGCGCCAAGAACATTTACGATACACTGTACTCCCGCGGCCAGTGGAGGGTCTACGTGGAGGATCTAGTGTCGCAGCTCGAGCTCTCGA CTCAGACGTATGGCGTCAGCGTGGCCAAGGTCTCTTTGGATGAATACACCACCGTCCTCTTCCGGGATGTTAAAATTTCTAACAGATGCCCAGGCTTTTACGGGCACT GGCTGAGCAACTACATCAAGCAAAGAGGAGGTCTCCCATCACTTCCCACGCCTCTTAATCTCAGTGTATCCGTTGACGTCAGCTTCACGGCCCCTGCTATAACGTACACTTCGTGTGGCATAGTGCTTCAAGAAAG CCCTGTAAATATTACAGTAGATTATCGGAGCAGGGATCTTTTAAGGTCCGTGGAGACTCGGACCTCCCCACGGGTCAGCCTGGTTCCCGTGGAGATCAGAGATCAACCCCCCTCTGTCACACTGAGAG ACAAACAGTACACCTTGTTGATGTACGACCCCACGCCGGAGCTGGGACAGACTGACCAGAGCGCCTACATCCATTGGATGGTTGTCAACATCCGGGGTACTGACATCACTTCCGGTGACGTGGTGTATAACTGGCTAATGCCCCTGAGTTCAAGGCTGAATCAGCTCTACCTGTTTGCCTTGTTCGAGCAGAGAGCATCTATCAGTACAACAAATGCAGGATCATTCGGAGGAACAGAATGCCATCCATTCATAGACCGAAG ATGCAAGTTCAGAGCTGGAGACTTCATCCGCTACAACAATCTCTCCCTCGTCGGCATGAGATACTTGAGGGTGATCCCCGACACCTACCGCCAGTACGTGGCTTACGCCGTGGCCCAATTTGCGAGCATGAACCAAGTCTGCTGGGGACAGGAGACTGAACATCCACCATGTCTTACGAGTACCGGAAGCAGCCAGGCAAAACCTATCGGCATCATTATGACACTTCTTACAGTATTGGCTTCGTGTTTGACCTCCATAAACTAG